Proteins from one Mesorhizobium sp. M9A.F.Ca.ET.002.03.1.2 genomic window:
- a CDS encoding branched-chain amino acid ABC transporter permease: protein MFELLGIPPQVLFGQLLLGLINGSFYAVLSLGLAVIFGLLNIINFTHGAQYMLGAFGAWMLLNYLGVGYWWAVLIVPPIVGVTGIVLERVLIRRLYHLDHLYGLLLTFGLALIIVGFFRQFFGVSGLPYPPPPLLTGGHNLGFMYLPNSRAWVILASLIVCLATWFIIEKTRLGAYLRAATENPTMVGVFGINVPLLVTLTYGFGVALAGFAGVLAAPIYAVNPNMGADLIIVVFAVVVIGGMGSILGSILTGFGLGLIEGLTRVFYPEGSAVVIFVIMALVLLVKPAGLFGRSA from the coding sequence ATGTTCGAACTCCTTGGAATTCCGCCGCAAGTCCTGTTCGGCCAGTTGCTGCTCGGGCTGATCAACGGGTCCTTTTATGCGGTTCTGAGCCTTGGGCTGGCGGTCATCTTCGGTCTCTTGAACATCATCAACTTCACGCATGGCGCGCAGTACATGCTGGGCGCCTTCGGCGCCTGGATGCTGCTCAACTATCTCGGCGTCGGTTACTGGTGGGCTGTGCTCATCGTCCCGCCGATCGTCGGCGTCACCGGCATCGTCCTCGAGCGCGTCCTGATCCGACGGCTCTATCATCTCGACCATCTCTACGGGCTGCTTCTCACTTTCGGCCTGGCGCTGATCATCGTCGGCTTCTTCCGCCAGTTTTTCGGCGTATCCGGCCTGCCTTACCCGCCGCCGCCGCTTCTTACCGGGGGGCACAATCTTGGCTTCATGTACCTGCCCAATTCGCGCGCCTGGGTGATTTTGGCTTCACTGATCGTGTGCCTCGCGACCTGGTTCATCATCGAAAAGACCCGGCTTGGCGCCTATCTCAGGGCAGCGACCGAGAACCCGACCATGGTCGGTGTGTTCGGCATCAACGTGCCGCTGCTGGTCACGCTTACATATGGTTTCGGTGTCGCACTCGCGGGTTTCGCCGGCGTGCTCGCCGCGCCGATATACGCAGTCAATCCGAACATGGGGGCAGACCTGATCATTGTCGTCTTCGCCGTTGTCGTCATCGGCGGCATGGGCTCGATCCTGGGCTCGATCCTCACCGGCTTCGGGCTCGGGCTGATTGAGGGGCTGACCCGCGTGTTCTATCCGGAAGGCTCGGCCGTGGTGATCTTTGTCATCATGGCGCTCGTGCTGCTGGTCAAGCCCGCCGGCCTGTTTGGGCGGAGCGCGTGA